Proteins encoded within one genomic window of Opitutales bacterium:
- a CDS encoding transposase codes for MQIILAKYLDHLPLYRQEQIFRKRFGVEISRKLLCEWVRVVAEDWLGLIYYSIKSDLLRQQHLHADETPIRCNDPDTKHRSRQGHLWVYRSGNQVFYDWHMSRGRTAAESM; via the coding sequence GTGCAGATCATTTTAGCCAAGTATCTCGACCACTTGCCCCTCTATCGCCAAGAGCAGATTTTTAGAAAGCGCTTCGGCGTGGAGATCTCGCGCAAACTGCTCTGTGAATGGGTGCGTGTGGTCGCCGAGGATTGGCTCGGACTCATTTACTACTCCATCAAAAGTGATTTGCTTAGGCAACAGCACCTGCACGCCGATGAGACGCCTATAAGATGTAATGATCCAGATACGAAACACCGCTCCCGGCAGGGTCACCTATGGGTGTATCGCAGTGGCAATCAGGTATTTTACGACTGGCATATGAGCCGTGGCCGCACGGCTGCGGAGTCGATGC